CGACCTGCTGCTGCAGGCCCCGCGCACCGTGGAGGTCCTGGCCGGGGAGATCGACATGTCGATCGCGGCCACCAGCCAGCACCTGCAGGTGCTGCGCGGCGCCCGCCTGGTGGAGAGTGAGAAGAACGGCCTCTATGTCACCTACAGCCTGGCCGACGACAGTATCTACGATCTGATGCGGCAGCTGCGGGCGATCGGGTCGGCGCGCCTGGCCGAGGTGGACCAGCTGCTGCGGCAGGTGCAGGAGGGGCGGGACTATGAGCCGGCGCCGCGCCAGGAGTTGCTCCGAGATCTGCGGCAGGGCGAGGTGGTGCTGCTGGACGTGCGGCCGACTGAGGAGTACCAGGCGGCCCACCTCCCCGGCGCCCTCTCCATCCCTCTGCCGGAGTTGCCCCAGCGCCTGGCGGAGCTACCGAAGGACCGCCGGGTGGTTGCCTACTGCCGCGGCACGTACTGTCTGCTGGCGATCGAGGCCGGGGAGTTCGCCTTCGCCGTTCGCCCCGACATCGAGCTGCAGACCGTCGCGGTCGATGACATCGGGGCCTTTGTGGCCATGGCCTTCGACGAGCCCGACCGGTGGGGCGGCAAGGCGACTGATCTGGCCGGCGACTCCCTGACCCCCCCCGAGGTGGCCAGGCGTCTCAGCGCCTTCCTCGATCGACCAGTGGAGT
This window of the bacterium genome carries:
- a CDS encoding metalloregulator ArsR/SmtB family transcription factor, coding for MPSGCQVYRDVLYEQLARLTKAIAHPKRLQILDLLLQAPRTVEVLAGEIDMSIAATSQHLQVLRGARLVESEKNGLYVTYSLADDSIYDLMRQLRAIGSARLAEVDQLLRQVQEGRDYEPAPRQELLRDLRQGEVVLLDVRPTEEYQAAHLPGALSIPLPELPQRLAELPKDRRVVAYCRGTYCLLAIEAGEFAFAVRPDIELQTVAVDDIGAFVAMAFDEPDRWGGKATDLAGDSLTPPEVARRLSAFLDRPVE